The following coding sequences are from one Streptomyces dengpaensis window:
- a CDS encoding TIGR03960 family B12-binding radical SAM protein: MPAESVFPQLEALLPHVQKPIQYVGGELNSTVKPWDACDVRWALMYPDAYEVGLPNQGVMILYEVLNEREGVLAERTYSVWPDLEELMRNHQVPQFTVDSHRPVRSFDVFGLSFSTELGYTNMLAALDLAGIPLESKDRMLDDPIVLAGGHAAFNPEPIADFIDAAIIGDGEQAVLDMTEIIRAWKAEGRPGGREEVLFRLAKTGNVYIPAFYDVEYLPDGRIARVVPNKSGVPWRVSKHTVMDLDEWPYPKQPLVPLAETVHERMSVEIFRGCTRGCRFCQAGMITRPVRERSITGIGDMVEKGLKATGFEEVGLLSLSSADHSEIGDIAKGLADRYEDDKIGLSLPSTRVDAFNVDLANELTRNGRRSGLTFAPEGGSERMRKVINKMVSEEDLIRTVSTAYGNGWRQVKLYFMCGLPTETDEDVLQIADMAMNVIAEGRKVSGQNDIRCTVSIGGFVPKPHTPFQWAPQLSAEETDARLEKLRDKIRGDKKYGRSIGFRYHDGKPGIVEGLLSRGDRRIGSVIRAVYEDGGRFDGWREHFSYDRWMSCAEKTLPEFGVDVDWYTTRERSYEEVLPWDHLDSGLDKDWLWEDWQDALDETEVEDCRWTPCFDCGVCPQMDTWPQVSNSGKKLLPLTVKKDAATSGHAH; this comes from the coding sequence ATGCCTGCCGAATCGGTCTTCCCGCAGCTCGAAGCTCTGCTCCCGCATGTGCAGAAGCCGATCCAGTACGTCGGCGGAGAGCTCAACTCCACGGTCAAGCCCTGGGACGCCTGTGACGTCCGCTGGGCCCTGATGTACCCCGACGCGTACGAGGTCGGGCTGCCCAACCAGGGCGTCATGATCCTCTACGAGGTACTGAACGAGCGCGAGGGCGTCCTCGCCGAGCGCACGTACAGCGTCTGGCCGGACCTGGAGGAGCTGATGCGCAATCACCAGGTCCCCCAGTTCACGGTGGACAGCCACCGCCCGGTGCGTTCGTTCGACGTGTTCGGCCTGAGCTTCTCCACGGAGCTCGGCTACACGAACATGCTGGCCGCTCTGGACCTGGCCGGGATCCCCCTCGAGTCCAAGGACCGCATGCTGGACGACCCGATCGTCCTGGCCGGCGGCCACGCGGCATTCAACCCCGAGCCGATCGCCGACTTCATCGACGCGGCAATCATCGGCGACGGCGAGCAGGCCGTGCTCGACATGACCGAGATCATCCGCGCCTGGAAGGCGGAGGGCCGCCCCGGCGGCCGCGAGGAGGTCCTGTTCCGCCTCGCGAAGACCGGCAACGTCTACATCCCGGCGTTCTACGACGTCGAGTACCTCCCCGACGGCCGTATCGCCCGCGTGGTCCCGAACAAGTCCGGCGTCCCGTGGCGCGTGTCCAAGCACACCGTCATGGACCTCGACGAGTGGCCGTACCCCAAGCAGCCGCTCGTCCCGCTCGCGGAGACGGTCCATGAGCGCATGTCGGTCGAGATCTTCCGTGGCTGCACGCGCGGCTGCCGCTTCTGCCAGGCGGGCATGATCACGCGTCCGGTGCGCGAGCGCTCGATCACCGGCATCGGCGACATGGTCGAGAAGGGCCTGAAGGCGACGGGCTTCGAGGAGGTGGGCCTCCTGTCCCTGTCCTCCGCGGACCACTCGGAGATCGGCGACATCGCCAAGGGCCTGGCGGACCGGTACGAGGACGACAAGATCGGCCTCTCCCTCCCCTCGACCCGCGTGGACGCCTTCAACGTCGACCTGGCGAACGAGCTGACGCGCAACGGCCGCCGCTCGGGCCTGACTTTCGCCCCCGAGGGCGGCTCCGAGCGCATGCGCAAGGTCATCAACAAGATGGTCTCGGAAGAGGACCTGATCCGCACGGTCTCCACGGCGTACGGCAACGGCTGGCGCCAGGTGAAGCTGTACTTCATGTGCGGCCTGCCGACGGAGACGGACGAGGACGTCCTGCAGATCGCCGATATGGCGATGAACGTCATCGCCGAGGGCCGCAAGGTCTCCGGCCAGAACGACATCCGCTGCACGGTGTCGATCGGCGGCTTCGTCCCCAAGCCCCACACCCCCTTCCAGTGGGCGCCCCAGCTCTCCGCCGAGGAGACGGACGCCCGCCTGGAGAAGCTCCGTGACAAGATCCGCGGCGACAAGAAGTACGGCCGCTCCATCGGCTTCCGCTACCACGACGGCAAGCCCGGCATCGTCGAGGGCCTGCTCTCGCGCGGTGACCGCCGCATCGGTTCGGTCATCCGCGCGGTCTACGAGGACGGCGGCCGCTTCGACGGCTGGCGCGAGCACTTCTCGTACGACCGCTGGATGTCCTGTGCCGAGAAGACGCTGCCGGAGTTCGGGGTAGACGTCGACTGGTACACCACCCGCGAGCGCTCCTACGAGGAGGTCCTCCCCTGGGACCACCTCGACTCCGGTCTCGACAAGGACTGGCTCTGGGAGGACTGGCAGGACGCCCTCGACGAGACCGAGGTCGAGGACTGCCGCTGGACGCCGTGCTTCGACTGCGGCGTGTGCCCGCAGATGGACACTTGGCCACAAGTAAGTAACAGCGGCAAGAAGTTGCTGCCGCTGACGGTCAAGAAGGACGCCGCGACCAGCGGACACGCCCACTGA
- a CDS encoding replication initiator — protein MRQLPETDRDAIRIAQEPQYTRWLEQITATGGCAHPVHLSGSTTTLDAETGEILHHYDTHDEPGERLSVRCRNRRATVCAPCSRLHAGDTFHLVRAGLIGGKNVPATVRHRPRLFITLTAPSFGAVHRAGELCRPRRDGGRCQHGRPISCGAAHDATDLLVGQPLCPDCYDYTAHVLWHANAGKLWDRFVIGVRRHLASSVDLVQSRFPEHARLSFARVAEYQRRAAVHVHAVVRLDGPAGPDDEPPAWGTADRLSDAVRATARRLLVRTPHSPAVGELALRWGVQVDARPLRADGAGLDDDAVAAYVAKYVTKGAGDTGAGTDHRVSTWDDIDMAPVSEHVRTLMRTCWRLGGLPEYAPLRLRTWAHTLGYRGHILTKSRAYSTTYAALRAERAHHVGHSDIPSTVTDAHWRYVGSGHTPGAALIAAGIAEDLAESRRIGADARQEGGGANYPSART, from the coding sequence CTGCGCCAGCTCCCCGAAACAGACCGCGACGCCATACGCATCGCCCAAGAACCCCAGTACACAAGATGGTTGGAGCAGATCACCGCCACCGGCGGCTGCGCCCACCCCGTCCACCTCTCCGGCTCGACCACCACCCTGGACGCGGAAACCGGCGAGATCCTCCACCACTACGACACCCACGACGAACCCGGCGAACGGCTCTCCGTCCGCTGCCGCAACCGACGTGCCACCGTCTGCGCACCCTGCTCCCGCCTCCACGCGGGCGACACCTTCCACCTCGTCCGCGCGGGCCTGATCGGCGGCAAGAACGTTCCCGCCACGGTCCGCCACCGGCCCCGGCTCTTCATCACGCTGACCGCCCCGTCCTTCGGCGCGGTCCATCGTGCCGGGGAGCTGTGCCGACCGCGTCGCGACGGCGGCAGGTGCCAACACGGTCGCCCCATCAGCTGCGGCGCCGCCCACGACGCGACCGACCTTCTCGTCGGCCAACCCCTCTGCCCCGACTGCTACGACTACACAGCTCACGTGCTCTGGCACGCCAACGCGGGCAAGCTGTGGGACCGCTTCGTCATCGGCGTCCGCCGACACCTCGCCTCCTCGGTTGACCTCGTACAGTCCCGCTTCCCGGAACACGCCCGGCTGTCTTTCGCGCGCGTCGCGGAGTACCAGCGGCGGGCGGCCGTCCACGTGCACGCCGTCGTCCGCCTCGACGGCCCGGCCGGTCCGGACGACGAACCCCCTGCCTGGGGCACTGCGGACCGACTCAGCGACGCCGTACGTGCCACGGCCCGGCGGCTCCTGGTCCGCACGCCTCACAGCCCCGCCGTGGGTGAGTTGGCACTCCGCTGGGGCGTCCAGGTCGACGCCCGTCCGCTGCGCGCCGACGGTGCCGGACTCGACGACGACGCTGTGGCCGCGTACGTGGCCAAGTACGTCACCAAGGGGGCGGGCGACACAGGCGCCGGCACCGACCATAGGGTCTCCACCTGGGACGACATCGACATGGCACCCGTGAGCGAACACGTCCGCACCCTCATGCGAACCTGCTGGCGCCTCGGCGGCCTCCCCGAGTACGCGCCGCTGCGCCTGCGCACCTGGGCTCATACGCTCGGCTACCGGGGCCACATCCTCACCAAGTCCCGCGCCTACTCGACGACGTACGCGGCTCTGCGTGCCGAACGCGCCCACCACGTCGGCCATTCCGACATTCCCAGCACGGTCACAGATGCGCACTGGCGCTACGTCGGCTCTGGTCACACCCCCGGCGCCGCTCTCATCGCGGCCGGGATCGCCGAAGACCTTGCAGAGTCCCGGCGGATCGGCGCAGACGCGAGGCAAGAGGGGGGTGGGGCCAATTACCCCTCTGCCCGAACCTGA
- a CDS encoding CYTH and CHAD domain-containing protein: MADTKREIERKYEGSATGDDAGLPDLTGVSGVSSVIDKGVAELDATYYDTPDQRLTADSLTLRRRTGGGDAGWHLKLPVSEGVRDEVRAPLSDTVPAELTDLVRSRVRDAELVPLVRLRSARDIRHLVDASGALLAEVSLDRVRAERLSGGEGTTEWTEIEVELADDGDPAFLDKVEEKLRKAGLTRSTSPSKLAKALGETEQAEKTDKREKPATATTPEEPVTAGDHVLAYVRAQRDAIVEMDPAVRRDVYDSVHQMRVATRRMRSTLRSYSKVLDRAVTDPIGEELKWLAAELGVGRDQEVLAERLTAALTELPPALVAGPIGDRLNTWAHAGGSDSRGLMIAVLDGERYLRLLETLDSLLADPPLRKAAGGDPEKVLGKAVTRSFGKLSDLVGQALDLSPGADRDLAMHEARKKAKRTRYAAEAAAPALGKPAAGLVKSTKSLQTLLGDHQDSVMARETLRELAGQAHEAGEDTFTYGVLYGREEQRAAEAEAALPEAWEGVKGKAAV; encoded by the coding sequence ATGGCGGACACAAAGCGCGAGATCGAGCGAAAGTACGAAGGTTCCGCAACCGGCGACGACGCGGGACTGCCGGACCTGACCGGCGTCTCCGGGGTGTCGAGCGTCATCGACAAGGGCGTAGCCGAACTCGACGCCACGTACTACGACACCCCCGACCAGCGGCTCACCGCCGACTCCCTCACCCTCCGCCGCCGCACCGGAGGCGGAGACGCGGGCTGGCACCTCAAACTCCCCGTCTCCGAGGGCGTCCGCGACGAAGTCAGGGCCCCGCTCTCCGACACCGTGCCCGCCGAACTGACGGACCTCGTCCGCTCCCGCGTACGCGACGCCGAACTCGTCCCCCTCGTCCGCCTGCGCTCGGCCCGCGACATCCGCCACCTCGTCGACGCCTCCGGCGCCCTCCTCGCCGAGGTCAGCCTCGACCGCGTACGCGCCGAACGGCTCAGCGGGGGCGAGGGCACCACCGAGTGGACCGAGATCGAGGTGGAACTGGCGGACGACGGCGACCCCGCCTTCCTCGACAAAGTCGAGGAGAAGCTCCGCAAGGCGGGCCTGACCCGCTCCACCTCGCCCTCCAAGCTGGCCAAGGCGCTGGGGGAGACGGAGCAGGCCGAGAAGACGGACAAGCGCGAGAAGCCCGCGACGGCCACCACCCCCGAGGAACCCGTCACCGCGGGCGACCACGTCCTCGCCTACGTCCGCGCCCAGCGCGACGCGATCGTCGAAATGGACCCCGCCGTCCGCCGCGACGTCTACGACTCGGTGCACCAGATGCGCGTCGCCACCCGCCGTATGCGCAGCACCCTCCGGTCGTACTCCAAGGTCCTGGACCGTGCCGTCACCGACCCCATCGGTGAGGAACTCAAGTGGCTGGCGGCTGAGCTGGGTGTCGGCCGGGACCAGGAGGTACTGGCGGAACGCCTCACGGCCGCGCTCACCGAGCTCCCCCCGGCACTGGTGGCCGGCCCCATCGGCGACCGGCTGAACACCTGGGCCCACGCCGGCGGGTCCGACTCCCGGGGACTCATGATCGCCGTACTGGACGGGGAGCGGTACCTGCGGCTGTTGGAGACCCTGGACTCCCTGCTCGCGGATCCGCCGCTGCGCAAGGCGGCCGGGGGCGACCCGGAGAAGGTGCTCGGCAAGGCGGTCACGCGGAGCTTCGGCAAGCTGTCGGACCTGGTCGGACAGGCCCTCGACCTGTCGCCCGGCGCGGACCGGGACCTCGCGATGCACGAGGCCCGCAAGAAGGCCAAGCGCACCCGGTACGCGGCCGAGGCGGCCGCCCCCGCCCTCGGTAAACCCGCGGCCGGTCTGGTCAAGTCGACGAAGTCCCTGCAAACCCTGCTCGGCGACCACCAGGACAGCGTGATGGCCCGCGAGACCTTGCGTGAACTCGCAGGTCAGGCGCATGAGGCGGGGGAGGACACGTTCACGTACGGCGTGCTGTACGGGCGCGAGGAGCAGCGGGCGGCGGAGGCCGAGGCGGCGCTGCCGGAAGCCTGGGAGGGGGTCAAGGGCAAGGCGGCGGTCTAG
- a CDS encoding phosphotransferase enzyme family protein, protein MAVDAARSEEGFTSARATRVMVSACRAAGLDDRGVTLIRLGENALFRLASAPVIVRVARGQEWLPKARVEVAVSRWLAGEGFPAARIVEDLEQPLVIDGHPVTFWHLIVEGDRKATYGELGGVLRDLHSLTVPEGLELPSFEPFDKQDLRLNRAVIPEDDRVFLRKRWRELQDRYAELRFETPKGPVHGDAHVQNLMVDDQGQVILIDFDAFCFDHPEWDLMVTAVEHHSLGWQTDEQYADFVAAYGRDLYDWEGYKTLRGLQEFGMTTWLMQNVQEDEQTAAEYRRRIAGLRNDDAPRDWQPW, encoded by the coding sequence ATGGCGGTTGACGCTGCTCGGTCGGAAGAGGGATTCACGTCGGCGAGGGCTACGCGGGTGATGGTCTCCGCGTGCCGGGCTGCGGGGCTCGACGATAGAGGCGTGACCTTGATCCGCCTTGGAGAGAACGCGTTGTTCCGGCTGGCCTCGGCCCCGGTGATCGTGCGTGTGGCCCGTGGGCAAGAGTGGCTGCCGAAAGCGCGTGTTGAAGTGGCGGTCTCTCGATGGCTGGCAGGGGAAGGGTTTCCTGCTGCTCGCATCGTTGAGGATCTTGAGCAGCCGCTCGTGATCGATGGCCACCCCGTGACGTTCTGGCACCTGATCGTCGAGGGTGACCGGAAGGCGACTTACGGAGAGTTGGGGGGCGTCCTGCGGGACCTGCACTCTTTGACGGTGCCGGAGGGGCTTGAGCTGCCCTCGTTCGAGCCCTTCGACAAGCAAGATCTGAGGCTCAACCGGGCCGTGATCCCGGAGGATGACAGGGTCTTCCTGCGGAAGCGGTGGAGGGAACTGCAAGACAGGTATGCCGAGTTGCGGTTCGAGACGCCTAAAGGGCCGGTGCACGGTGACGCCCACGTGCAGAACCTCATGGTGGACGATCAGGGGCAAGTGATCCTGATCGACTTCGATGCCTTCTGTTTCGATCACCCGGAGTGGGACCTGATGGTTACGGCGGTGGAGCATCACAGCCTTGGGTGGCAGACCGATGAGCAGTACGCCGACTTTGTGGCCGCGTACGGGCGCGACCTGTACGACTGGGAGGGGTACAAGACGCTGCGTGGACTGCAAGAGTTCGGCATGACGACGTGGCTGATGCAGAACGTGCAGGAGGACGAGCAGACAGCGGCCGAGTATCGCCGGCGCATCGCTGGCCTGCGCAATGACGACGCGCCTCGGGACTGGCAGCCCTGGTAG
- a CDS encoding FtsK/SpoIIIE domain-containing protein, whose product MSAILIAFALAMLAWVLVLGDLVRRHRPVWHWYVTGYPVTAWRVLYTWRKVATLNDLAVSRRPPRGLLGDVVVKGDPLRPVTPRLSFPRATAMGLTVTVRLHAGQTPATYMKASDALVHAWKVHAVRVTSPERGLVLLTATASDPLQRPGLATAPTALLSALIGALESGGAWVMDLRLVPHWLIAGATRSGKSTLLARLITQLAPQPVALVGIDCKGGMELGLFAGRLSALTTCRREAVAVLAALVVDMQDRMRACRAAGVRSIWELPDKVRPVPVVVIVDELAELYLSDGRRESRAEAEQCSTLLLRLAQLGAALGMHLVVAGQRVGSDLGPGVTALRAQLGGRICHRVNDPGTAEMTLGDLNKDAVAVAQAITAEEQGVAVCTGPDGGWSRARSHLTTTEQAMATARKHAALTPELPAVDRALAALEGDDK is encoded by the coding sequence ATGAGCGCGATCCTGATCGCCTTCGCGCTGGCCATGCTGGCGTGGGTGCTCGTCCTCGGCGACCTGGTCCGGCGGCATCGCCCGGTCTGGCACTGGTACGTCACCGGATACCCGGTCACCGCCTGGCGGGTGCTGTATACCTGGCGCAAGGTCGCCACGCTCAACGACCTCGCGGTCTCCCGCCGTCCGCCGCGCGGGCTGCTCGGCGACGTGGTGGTCAAGGGTGATCCGCTGCGGCCGGTGACTCCGCGCCTGTCGTTCCCGCGCGCTACTGCCATGGGCCTGACCGTGACCGTGCGCCTGCACGCGGGCCAGACCCCGGCGACGTACATGAAGGCGTCCGATGCCCTCGTACATGCGTGGAAGGTCCACGCGGTACGGGTGACCTCGCCCGAACGCGGCCTCGTCCTGCTGACCGCCACGGCCAGCGATCCGCTTCAGCGGCCCGGCCTGGCAACCGCGCCCACCGCGCTGCTGTCCGCGCTCATCGGCGCGCTGGAGAGCGGCGGGGCGTGGGTGATGGACCTGCGTTTGGTGCCGCACTGGCTCATAGCCGGGGCCACCCGCTCGGGCAAGTCGACGCTGCTGGCCCGGCTGATCACCCAACTCGCTCCGCAGCCCGTCGCCCTGGTCGGCATCGACTGCAAAGGCGGCATGGAGCTTGGCCTGTTCGCCGGACGGCTGAGTGCTCTGACTACCTGTCGGCGTGAGGCGGTCGCGGTCCTGGCCGCGCTCGTCGTCGACATGCAGGACCGCATGCGCGCCTGCCGTGCGGCGGGCGTCCGCTCGATATGGGAGCTGCCTGACAAGGTGCGGCCGGTACCGGTCGTGGTGATCGTCGACGAACTGGCGGAGCTGTACCTCTCCGACGGCAGACGCGAGAGCAGGGCGGAAGCCGAACAGTGCTCCACACTGCTGCTCCGCCTCGCGCAGCTCGGTGCCGCGCTCGGCATGCACCTGGTCGTCGCCGGACAACGCGTCGGCTCCGACCTCGGCCCCGGCGTCACCGCCCTGCGGGCCCAGCTCGGCGGCCGGATCTGCCATCGCGTCAACGACCCCGGCACAGCCGAAATGACCCTCGGAGACCTGAACAAGGACGCCGTGGCCGTCGCCCAAGCCATCACAGCGGAGGAACAGGGCGTGGCCGTCTGCACCGGCCCGGATGGCGGCTGGAGCCGCGCCCGTTCCCACCTCACCACCACCGAACAGGCCATGGCCACAGCACGCAAACACGCCGCCCTGACCCCGGAATTACCCGCCGTGGACCGCGCTCTTGCGGCGCTGGAAGGAGACGACAAGTGA
- the rodA gene encoding rod shape-determining protein RodA produces the protein MTGANNFSVSGYGPERARWTRLFARDSLARRLDWPILLSAIALSLIGTALVYSATRNRTEINQGDPYYFLVRHLMNTGIGFALMVGTVWLGHRTLRTAVPILYGISVLLILMVLTPLGATVNGAHAWIVLGGGFSLQPSEFVKITIILGMAMLLAARVDAGDKPYPDHRTVVQALGLATVPILIVLLMPDLGSVMVMVIIILGVLLASGASNRWVFGLLSAGAVGAVLVWRLGVLDEYQINRFAAFANPDLDPAGVGYNTNQARIAIGSGGLFGTGLGQGSQTTGQFVPEQQTDFVFTVAGEELGFVGAGLILVLLGVVLWRACRIARETTELYGTIVAAGIIAWFAFQSFENIGMTLGIMPVAGLPLPFVSYGGSSMFAVWVAVGLLQSIRVQRPMSA, from the coding sequence ATGACCGGAGCGAACAACTTCTCCGTCTCCGGGTACGGACCCGAGCGCGCGCGCTGGACACGACTGTTCGCCCGCGACTCGCTGGCCCGCCGCCTCGACTGGCCGATACTCCTGTCGGCCATCGCGCTCTCGCTGATCGGTACGGCCCTCGTCTACTCGGCGACCCGCAACCGCACCGAGATCAACCAGGGCGACCCGTACTACTTCCTCGTCCGCCACCTCATGAACACCGGCATCGGCTTCGCCCTGATGGTCGGCACGGTCTGGCTCGGCCACCGCACCCTGCGCACGGCCGTGCCGATCCTGTACGGCATCTCGGTCCTGCTGATCCTCATGGTGCTGACCCCGCTGGGCGCGACGGTCAACGGCGCGCACGCGTGGATCGTCCTGGGCGGCGGTTTCTCTCTCCAGCCCTCCGAGTTCGTGAAGATCACGATCATCCTGGGCATGGCGATGCTGCTCGCGGCGAGGGTGGACGCGGGGGACAAGCCGTACCCGGACCACCGCACGGTGGTGCAGGCCCTGGGCCTCGCCACCGTCCCGATCCTGATCGTCCTGCTCATGCCCGACCTCGGCTCGGTCATGGTCATGGTGATCATCATCCTCGGCGTGCTGCTCGCCTCCGGCGCGTCCAACCGCTGGGTGTTCGGCCTGCTCAGCGCAGGTGCGGTCGGAGCGGTGCTGGTGTGGCGGCTCGGGGTGCTCGACGAGTACCAGATCAACCGCTTCGCGGCCTTCGCCAACCCCGACCTCGACCCGGCCGGCGTCGGCTACAACACCAACCAGGCCCGGATCGCCATCGGCTCCGGCGGCCTCTTCGGCACCGGCCTCGGCCAGGGCTCCCAGACCACGGGCCAGTTCGTCCCCGAGCAGCAGACGGACTTCGTCTTCACCGTCGCCGGCGAGGAACTGGGCTTCGTGGGCGCCGGCCTGATCCTGGTCCTGCTGGGCGTGGTGCTGTGGCGCGCCTGCCGTATCGCCCGCGAGACCACCGAGTTGTACGGCACGATCGTCGCGGCCGGCATCATCGCCTGGTTCGCCTTCCAGTCCTTCGAGAACATCGGCATGACGCTCGGCATCATGCCGGTGGCGGGTCTGCCGCTGCCCTTCGTCTCATACGGCGGCTCGTCGATGTTCGCGGTGTGGGTCGCGGTGGGGTTGCTGCAGTCGATCAGGGTGCAGCGGCCCATGTCGGCGTAG
- a CDS encoding GntR family transcriptional regulator, producing the protein MTEIQRPGALYQQVAAAIREAILSGEFEPGAPLPSEAQLIGRYKVSRPTVRNAIAALRAEGLIEVRHGKGSFVRSDGQPAITIERRVSRTPDGRFVMPNGDVWDEAEDPTPYRTRTTKATGRLLDLSEEEALFACDRLLIDPGTGTRAMHRTLIPFEVAESIPLLAEEPCKRPAAIYWLLTQDGHKLSWSETVRARMPLPDERTALQLPDATPMLHLARVTHGTNDRPLILEELRTGADRAELAYRLTADEQPARRPRA; encoded by the coding sequence ATGACGGAGATCCAACGCCCCGGAGCCCTCTACCAGCAGGTCGCCGCCGCGATCCGGGAAGCGATCCTGTCGGGCGAGTTCGAGCCCGGCGCCCCGCTCCCCTCCGAGGCCCAGCTCATCGGCCGCTACAAGGTGTCCCGTCCCACGGTCCGCAACGCCATCGCTGCACTGCGCGCGGAAGGCCTGATCGAGGTGCGGCACGGCAAAGGCAGCTTCGTACGCTCCGACGGCCAGCCCGCCATCACCATCGAGCGCCGGGTGAGCCGCACGCCCGACGGGCGGTTCGTGATGCCCAACGGCGACGTCTGGGACGAGGCCGAGGATCCGACCCCGTACCGCACACGGACCACGAAGGCCACGGGCCGCCTGCTCGACCTCAGCGAGGAAGAAGCCCTGTTCGCCTGCGACCGACTGCTCATCGACCCCGGCACCGGCACGCGCGCCATGCACCGCACGCTGATCCCCTTCGAGGTGGCCGAGAGCATCCCGCTGCTTGCTGAGGAGCCTTGCAAGCGCCCAGCAGCGATCTACTGGCTCCTCACTCAGGACGGACACAAACTGTCGTGGTCCGAGACGGTCCGCGCCCGGATGCCGCTTCCCGACGAGCGGACCGCGCTCCAGCTCCCAGACGCCACCCCGATGCTGCACCTGGCCCGCGTCACGCACGGCACCAACGACCGCCCGCTGATCCTCGAAGAGCTGCGCACCGGTGCGGATCGCGCCGAACTCGCCTACCGGCTCACCGCCGACGAGCAGCCCGCGCGACGCCCCCGCGCCTGA
- a CDS encoding ATP-binding protein, giving the protein MEAQQSKHAANASLEAASCRSAHDPTNGHFRALTLFAESPDCAKDARDMVGSYLQTWGVPHAVDAAQLVVSELVGNVVHHAVPDDCLARPGAGRRIDVSLMTWPEVLVLGVSDEDSTPPDLPPGEFVSPELAGDFVEALLPDRGRGLLIAQRLAESVWWSAAIKGGKTVWCRFDLGKLKAENSA; this is encoded by the coding sequence GTGGAAGCACAGCAGAGCAAACACGCAGCGAACGCCTCGCTGGAGGCCGCTTCGTGCCGCTCGGCTCACGACCCGACCAACGGACACTTCCGGGCGTTGACGCTCTTCGCGGAGTCGCCGGACTGCGCCAAGGACGCGCGGGACATGGTCGGCTCGTACCTCCAGACCTGGGGGGTGCCGCACGCGGTGGATGCCGCGCAACTGGTCGTGTCGGAGCTGGTCGGCAACGTGGTGCATCACGCGGTGCCGGATGACTGCCTTGCGCGTCCGGGTGCTGGACGGCGCATCGACGTGTCGCTGATGACCTGGCCTGAGGTGCTGGTCCTCGGTGTGTCGGATGAGGACTCGACTCCGCCCGATCTTCCGCCGGGTGAGTTCGTCTCGCCTGAGCTGGCGGGGGACTTCGTCGAGGCGCTATTGCCCGACCGGGGACGCGGGCTGCTGATCGCTCAGCGACTGGCCGAGTCGGTGTGGTGGTCGGCCGCGATCAAGGGCGGCAAGACCGTGTGGTGCCGCTTCGATCTCGGCAAGTTGAAGGCCGAGAACTCGGCCTGA